A region of Polynucleobacter sp. JS-Mosq-20-D10 DNA encodes the following proteins:
- a CDS encoding HAD family phosphatase translates to MTQLALFDLDHTLLPCDSDYEWGQFLARIGVVDSKYYAQQNERFYQDYKDGKLNIQEFLRFALKPLSEHSRAQLKEWHDAFMQEVITGQLRQQALDLVKRHQDAGDLCCVVTATNSFVTRPIVESFGIEHLVATEPATVGDQPFADFTGAVKGIPSFREGKIQRVHDWLATQKLALDELPQSYFYSDSMNDLPLLEKVSNPVATNPDARLRDEALKRHWPILELFA, encoded by the coding sequence ATGACTCAATTAGCACTGTTCGATTTAGATCACACTCTTCTCCCCTGCGATAGCGATTACGAATGGGGTCAGTTCTTGGCGCGCATTGGTGTAGTCGATAGCAAATACTATGCACAGCAAAATGAACGCTTTTATCAAGATTACAAAGATGGAAAACTTAACATTCAAGAGTTCTTACGCTTTGCGTTAAAGCCACTCTCCGAACATTCCCGCGCACAGCTCAAAGAATGGCATGACGCCTTCATGCAAGAGGTCATTACCGGTCAACTCCGTCAACAGGCGCTTGATCTCGTGAAGCGCCACCAAGATGCTGGTGATCTTTGCTGTGTTGTGACTGCAACCAATAGCTTTGTTACTCGCCCCATCGTAGAAAGTTTTGGCATCGAACATCTGGTGGCTACTGAACCTGCCACTGTGGGAGATCAGCCTTTCGCTGATTTCACAGGCGCAGTCAAGGGGATCCCGAGTTTTCGGGAAGGCAAAATTCAACGAGTTCATGATTGGCTTGCTACTCAAAAGCTCGCATTGGATGAATTGCCACAAAGTTATTTTTATTCAGACTCGATGAACGATTTACCTCTCCTGGAAAAAGTGAGCAATCCTGTTGCTACCAATCCGGATGCTCGCCTACGTGATGAAGCCTTAAAACGTCACTGGCCCATACTTGAACTGTTTGCATGA
- the pcnB gene encoding polynucleotide adenylyltransferase PcnB produces MITKFIKRILRRDPMIRHTAAHTSGAPKRVPKKTHRIDPDLLSKNAVKVTQTLQQAGYDAFIVGGAVRDLALGIGPKDFDVATNATPEQVQKLFRKARLIGRRFQIVHVTFFGKGQPEIIEVSTFRALLENAGEHVAENGRILRDNVWGSQHEDAARRDFSINAMYYDPATETVLDYHGGMADMQKKTLRMIGDPAKRYREDPIRMLRAIRFAAKTGFTLDAATRAPIAKLGKLIHDVPSARLFDEILKLLMSGYSWAAIQGLKDAGLHHGLLPLLDHILDQSAGSKEANDFVRIALANTDQRIQSGKSVSAGFLFATLLWPDLLSNWKKNIAKGISNIPALHDAMDETIASQSNGMVIQRRFESDMREIWSMQPRFEKRVGRYPYRLIESPRFRAGYDFMLLRCATGEKNPALGEWWTSFITTDPTGQEALMASVKSEAGTSASPTKRRRRRKTKVAVPTESAAD; encoded by the coding sequence ATGATTACCAAATTTATTAAACGTATTTTGCGTCGTGATCCAATGATCCGACATACTGCAGCCCATACCTCTGGTGCGCCGAAGCGAGTCCCCAAAAAAACTCACCGTATTGACCCAGATTTACTCTCTAAAAATGCTGTGAAGGTAACTCAAACTTTGCAGCAGGCTGGCTATGATGCTTTTATTGTGGGCGGAGCCGTACGAGATTTAGCTTTAGGCATTGGTCCTAAGGACTTCGATGTAGCAACCAATGCCACGCCTGAGCAAGTACAAAAACTATTTCGCAAAGCACGCCTCATTGGTCGTCGCTTTCAGATTGTGCATGTCACTTTTTTTGGCAAAGGCCAACCTGAAATTATTGAGGTATCCACCTTTAGAGCTTTACTGGAGAACGCTGGCGAGCATGTAGCAGAAAATGGCCGCATCTTGCGCGATAACGTCTGGGGCAGTCAGCATGAAGATGCTGCACGCAGAGATTTCAGCATCAATGCGATGTACTACGACCCTGCAACTGAAACCGTACTCGACTATCACGGCGGCATGGCAGACATGCAGAAGAAGACCTTGCGCATGATTGGTGACCCGGCTAAGCGCTATCGTGAAGATCCAATTCGTATGCTGCGCGCTATTCGCTTTGCAGCCAAGACAGGCTTTACCTTAGACGCAGCAACGCGCGCGCCCATCGCTAAATTAGGCAAATTGATTCATGATGTTCCATCCGCTCGTCTCTTTGATGAAATCCTCAAGCTACTCATGTCCGGTTATTCATGGGCTGCGATTCAAGGCCTCAAGGATGCAGGACTTCATCATGGCCTCCTGCCCTTGCTGGATCACATCCTGGATCAGAGTGCAGGATCTAAGGAAGCCAATGATTTTGTTCGCATTGCCCTTGCTAATACCGATCAACGCATTCAATCTGGCAAAAGTGTTTCGGCTGGATTCTTGTTCGCTACTTTGCTCTGGCCAGATCTCCTGAGCAATTGGAAAAAGAATATTGCCAAAGGAATTTCCAATATTCCCGCACTACATGATGCGATGGATGAGACTATTGCTAGTCAAAGTAACGGCATGGTAATTCAGCGCCGCTTCGAGAGCGATATGCGGGAAATCTGGTCAATGCAGCCCCGCTTTGAAAAGCGAGTTGGACGCTACCCTTATCGCCTCATTGAATCCCCACGTTTTAGAGCAGGTTATGACTTTATGCTGCTGCGCTGTGCCACGGGCGAGAAAAATCCTGCCTTAGGCGAGTGGTGGACCAGCTTTATTACAACTGACCCAACCGGGCAAGAAGCTCTGATGGCGAGTGTTAAAAGCGAGGCTGGTACTAGCGCCTCCCCCACAAAACGACGTCGCCGTAGAAAAACCAAAGTGGCCGTACCCACTGAAAGTGCAGCAGACTAA
- the folK gene encoding 2-amino-4-hydroxy-6-hydroxymethyldihydropteridine diphosphokinase yields the protein MARAFIGFGGNIGDTRQLITDAIVCLAQRCELQILAKSCFYQSAPFEATGGDYINAVIEIETQLSPYGLLHVCQAVEQEFGRERPYANAPRTIDLDILSFEGVSQTDTELTIPHPRIIERSFVLLPLLEIAPDFFLPNWGELKAYLPNVADQRIEKLSCRNCNCGEKQVYSRSAH from the coding sequence ATGGCTCGAGCTTTTATTGGATTTGGTGGCAATATCGGTGACACGCGTCAGCTTATTACGGATGCGATTGTGTGCCTCGCGCAGCGTTGCGAACTCCAAATACTGGCTAAAAGCTGCTTTTATCAAAGCGCGCCCTTCGAAGCCACCGGCGGAGACTATATCAATGCGGTCATTGAAATTGAAACGCAATTAAGCCCTTATGGCCTTTTGCACGTCTGCCAAGCAGTCGAACAAGAATTTGGGCGCGAGCGTCCCTACGCTAATGCACCCCGGACGATTGATCTGGATATCCTGTCCTTTGAGGGTGTATCTCAAACAGATACGGAACTCACCATCCCCCACCCCAGAATCATTGAGCGCTCGTTTGTTCTGCTTCCCTTGCTAGAAATTGCCCCAGATTTCTTTTTACCCAACTGGGGCGAACTCAAGGCTTATCTACCTAATGTAGCCGATCAGCGCATTGAAAAACTCTCTTGCCGCAACTGTAATTGCGGTGAAAAACAGGTTTATAGCCGATCAGCGCATTAA
- the panB gene encoding 3-methyl-2-oxobutanoate hydroxymethyltransferase: MGYLQGEKPITISKLLAMHAEGEKITMLTAYDSTMSALLNRSGVETILIGDSLGNVIQGHSSTTPVTVEQVAYHTECVARANTHAFIIADLPFASYGDPVQALDSSAELMRAGADMVKLEGGDWQIDIIQYLVERSVPVCAHLGLLPQSVHILGGYKVQGKSKDAASLMLEQAIACEQAGAQMIVLEAIPSSLGKSITESLAIPTIGIGAGVNCSGQVLVLQDMLGISPGKPPKFVKNFMDGHASIEAAVKAYVREVKSGKFPGPEHGFAG; encoded by the coding sequence ATGGGTTACTTACAAGGCGAAAAGCCAATTACGATCTCTAAACTCCTCGCCATGCATGCTGAGGGGGAAAAAATTACGATGCTGACTGCATACGATTCAACGATGTCAGCCCTGTTAAATCGTAGCGGAGTAGAAACTATCCTGATTGGGGACTCCTTAGGGAATGTAATTCAAGGTCACTCCAGCACCACACCAGTAACCGTAGAGCAAGTGGCATATCACACTGAATGTGTCGCTCGGGCTAACACCCATGCATTCATCATTGCCGACCTACCTTTTGCCAGCTATGGCGACCCCGTTCAAGCCTTAGATTCATCAGCAGAACTCATGCGCGCTGGTGCCGATATGGTCAAACTTGAGGGCGGTGATTGGCAAATCGACATCATTCAGTATTTAGTAGAACGTAGTGTTCCTGTTTGCGCCCATCTAGGACTATTACCCCAGTCTGTTCACATCCTGGGTGGTTATAAAGTTCAAGGTAAGTCAAAAGATGCTGCAAGCCTCATGCTTGAGCAGGCAATTGCTTGCGAGCAAGCTGGTGCACAAATGATTGTGCTTGAAGCCATTCCATCTTCATTAGGCAAGTCCATTACCGAATCGCTCGCCATTCCCACCATTGGAATCGGTGCAGGCGTAAATTGCTCAGGTCAAGTATTGGTACTGCAAGATATGTTGGGCATCAGCCCTGGGAAGCCGCCAAAGTTTGTTAAAAACTTTATGGATGGCCACGCCTCAATTGAGGCGGCAGTCAAAGCCTATGTTCGAGAAGTAAAATCCGGAAAGTTCCCCGGACCCGAACACGGCTTTGCTGGATAA
- the dnaJ gene encoding molecular chaperone DnaJ, producing MSTSKRDYYEVLGVAKGASDEELKKAYRKMAMKYHPDRNPDSKTAEAQFKEVKEAYETLTDPNKRATYDQYGHAGLDQSGGFGGGGFGGGGFADAFGDIFGDIFGQGGGRQSGPQVYKGADLRYNMEITLEQAAEGYTTQIRVPSWSNCKPCHGTGAEPGSKAERCTTCGGHGQVRVQQGFFSMQQTCPKCRGTGEYIPKPCKTCHGSGKHKEQKTLEIKIPAGIDDGMRVRSVGNGEPGVNGGPSGDLYVEVRVKPHKVFERDGSDLHVQMPISFATATIGGDIEVPTLSGRVEFPIPEGTQTGKTFRLRNKGIKGLRSTMVGDLFVHVAVETPVKLTDEQKKLLQSFDDSLKSGGDKHNPHQKGWFDGVKSFFS from the coding sequence GTGTCTACAAGTAAACGTGATTATTACGAGGTCCTTGGAGTTGCCAAAGGCGCTAGCGATGAGGAGCTAAAAAAAGCTTATCGAAAAATGGCGATGAAGTATCACCCTGATCGCAATCCCGATAGCAAAACAGCAGAAGCGCAATTTAAAGAAGTTAAAGAAGCTTACGAAACTTTAACGGACCCGAATAAGCGTGCCACATATGATCAGTATGGTCACGCTGGCCTCGATCAATCAGGTGGTTTTGGTGGCGGCGGCTTTGGCGGCGGTGGCTTTGCTGACGCTTTCGGTGACATCTTTGGCGATATTTTTGGGCAAGGTGGCGGCCGTCAGTCAGGACCACAGGTATATAAAGGCGCTGATTTACGTTACAACATGGAGATCACTCTTGAGCAAGCTGCCGAGGGTTACACGACTCAAATTCGGGTGCCAAGTTGGAGTAATTGCAAGCCATGTCATGGCACTGGCGCTGAACCTGGTAGCAAAGCCGAGAGATGTACTACTTGCGGCGGTCATGGCCAAGTCCGTGTCCAGCAAGGCTTCTTCTCCATGCAGCAAACTTGCCCTAAGTGTCGTGGCACTGGTGAGTACATTCCGAAGCCATGTAAGACTTGCCATGGCAGCGGTAAACATAAAGAACAAAAGACACTGGAAATCAAAATCCCTGCGGGTATTGATGATGGTATGCGTGTGCGCTCCGTTGGAAATGGCGAGCCCGGCGTCAATGGTGGACCATCCGGCGATCTTTATGTAGAGGTGAGAGTCAAGCCCCATAAGGTATTTGAGCGCGATGGCAGTGATTTGCATGTCCAAATGCCAATCTCGTTCGCAACTGCAACGATTGGTGGGGATATTGAAGTCCCAACGCTTTCAGGGCGCGTCGAGTTCCCGATTCCTGAGGGTACGCAAACTGGAAAAACATTCCGTTTGCGCAACAAAGGTATTAAAGGTTTGCGCTCGACCATGGTGGGCGATCTCTTCGTCCACGTTGCTGTTGAGACTCCAGTGAAGTTAACTGATGAACAGAAAAAATTACTGCAGAGCTTTGACGATAGCCTGAAATCAGGTGGCGACAAACATAACCCCCATCAAAAGGGTTGGTTTGATGGAGTAAAGAGCTTTTTTAGTTAA
- the dnaK gene encoding molecular chaperone DnaK, which produces MGKIIGIDLGTTNSCVSVVENNAPKVVENAEGGRTTPSIIAYVEDGEVLVGAPAKRQSVTNPKNTIYAVKRLMGRKFTDAEVQKDIGLMPYKIVQADNGDAWVEARDKKMAPQQVSAEILRKMKKTAEDYLGEEVTEAVITVPAYFNDSQRQATKDAGRIAGLDVKRIINEPTAAALAFGLDKQDKVDRKIAVYDLGGGTFDVSIIEIANVDGEKQFEVLSTNGDTFLGGEDFDQRIIDWIIAEFKKEQGVDLSKDVLALQRLKDAAEKAKIELSSAQQTEINLPYVTADAGGPKHLNLKLTRAKLESLVEELINRTAGPCLTAIKDAGVNPADIDDVILVGGQTRMPAVQDKVKEIFGKEPRKDVNPDEAVAVGAAIQGSVLSGDRKDVLLLDVTPLSLGIETLGGVMTKMIPKNTTIPTKHSQVYSTAEDNQPAVTIKCFQGEREMAAANKLLGEFNLEGIAPAQRGMPQIEVTFDIDANGILHVTAKDKTTGKENKITIKANSGLTEEEILRMVKDAEANADEDKKALELVTARNTADALAHSTKKALEEHGSALEASEKEAIEAALKELDEAIKGSDKAAIETKTEALGKASQKLGEKAMAAEQAKAGGTPGTAPGGAPGAAPDADVVDADFKEVKDKK; this is translated from the coding sequence ATGGGAAAGATTATCGGAATTGACTTAGGAACCACGAACTCGTGCGTTTCTGTTGTGGAAAACAATGCACCTAAAGTTGTCGAGAACGCAGAAGGCGGTCGCACAACTCCCTCCATCATCGCTTATGTTGAAGACGGCGAAGTATTGGTTGGCGCACCTGCAAAACGCCAATCAGTAACTAACCCTAAAAACACCATCTACGCAGTAAAGCGTTTGATGGGTCGTAAATTTACTGATGCGGAAGTGCAAAAAGACATCGGCTTGATGCCTTACAAAATTGTTCAAGCGGACAATGGTGATGCTTGGGTGGAAGCGCGCGACAAAAAAATGGCACCACAACAAGTATCAGCAGAAATTCTGCGCAAAATGAAAAAGACTGCCGAAGATTACCTCGGCGAAGAAGTGACTGAGGCAGTGATCACTGTTCCTGCTTACTTCAATGATAGCCAGCGTCAAGCTACTAAAGATGCGGGTCGTATCGCTGGTTTAGATGTAAAGCGCATCATCAATGAGCCAACTGCTGCGGCATTAGCCTTCGGTTTGGACAAGCAGGACAAGGTTGATCGCAAGATTGCAGTGTATGACTTGGGCGGTGGCACATTCGACGTATCCATTATTGAGATTGCTAACGTGGATGGCGAGAAGCAGTTCGAAGTACTCTCTACTAACGGCGACACTTTCCTAGGTGGTGAGGACTTTGACCAACGCATCATTGATTGGATCATTGCTGAGTTCAAGAAAGAGCAAGGCGTGGATTTGAGCAAAGATGTATTGGCCTTGCAGCGCTTAAAAGATGCCGCTGAAAAAGCGAAGATCGAATTGTCATCTGCACAACAAACTGAGATCAATTTGCCATACGTGACCGCTGATGCTGGCGGCCCTAAGCATTTGAACTTGAAGCTGACTCGCGCTAAGTTAGAGTCATTGGTAGAGGAGTTGATCAATCGTACGGCTGGTCCTTGCTTGACTGCAATTAAAGATGCTGGCGTAAATCCTGCTGATATCGATGACGTGATTTTGGTCGGCGGTCAAACCCGCATGCCTGCTGTGCAGGACAAGGTAAAAGAAATTTTCGGTAAAGAGCCACGCAAAGATGTGAACCCAGATGAAGCGGTTGCAGTTGGTGCCGCGATTCAGGGCTCTGTATTGTCTGGCGATCGTAAAGACGTATTGCTTCTGGACGTAACCCCATTGTCTTTGGGTATCGAAACCTTGGGCGGCGTGATGACCAAGATGATTCCGAAGAACACGACTATTCCGACTAAGCATTCACAGGTTTACTCCACAGCGGAAGATAACCAGCCTGCGGTAACTATTAAGTGCTTCCAAGGTGAGCGCGAGATGGCTGCTGCCAATAAATTGCTCGGTGAATTTAATTTGGAAGGTATTGCTCCAGCACAACGCGGTATGCCACAAATTGAAGTGACTTTTGATATTGATGCCAACGGTATTTTGCATGTAACTGCAAAAGACAAAACGACTGGCAAAGAGAACAAGATCACCATTAAGGCAAACTCTGGCTTGACTGAAGAAGAAATTTTACGCATGGTGAAAGATGCTGAAGCGAATGCCGATGAAGATAAAAAAGCATTGGAATTAGTAACGGCGCGCAACACTGCGGATGCTTTGGCCCACTCAACCAAGAAAGCTTTGGAAGAGCATGGTTCTGCTTTAGAGGCTTCTGAGAAAGAGGCAATCGAAGCTGCCTTGAAAGAATTGGACGAGGCCATCAAGGGTAGCGACAAAGCTGCTATTGAGACTAAGACTGAGGCTTTGGGTAAAGCAAGTCAGAAGCTGGGCGAAAAGGCCATGGCTGCAGAACAAGCTAAGGCTGGCGGCACTCCTGGCACAGCTCCTGGCGGCGCACCAGGTGCAGCTCCCGATGCTGACGTAGTGGATGCGGATTTCAAGGAAGTGAAAGACAAGAAGTAA
- the grpE gene encoding nucleotide exchange factor GrpE has translation MTQENQTPSPEQENTAADPQAQASAQAAPADAEAKTPEQEIAELNQKLTEMQDNYLRAKAEGENIRRRAAEDVSKAHKFAIESFAEHLVPVTDSLYAALNAETVDAKAFKEGLEITLKQLLSAFEKGRLTEINPAVGDKFDPHHHQAIASVPSDQEANTVVSVLQRGYSIADRILRPSLVTVSAPK, from the coding sequence ATGACCCAAGAAAATCAAACTCCATCTCCTGAGCAAGAAAATACTGCTGCCGATCCCCAGGCGCAAGCTAGTGCACAAGCCGCTCCTGCGGATGCCGAAGCAAAGACTCCAGAGCAAGAAATTGCCGAGTTAAATCAAAAGTTAACCGAGATGCAGGATAACTACCTCCGCGCTAAAGCCGAGGGTGAAAACATTCGCCGCCGTGCCGCCGAGGATGTCTCAAAGGCGCATAAGTTTGCGATTGAGAGTTTTGCCGAGCACCTCGTGCCGGTTACAGATAGCCTGTATGCAGCTCTGAACGCAGAGACTGTGGATGCCAAAGCCTTTAAAGAGGGCCTAGAGATCACCCTAAAACAACTGCTATCCGCCTTTGAAAAAGGTCGTTTGACTGAGATTAATCCTGCTGTAGGCGACAAATTCGATCCTCACCATCACCAAGCTATAGCTTCTGTGCCTTCAGATCAAGAGGCTAATACTGTGGTTTCAGTACTCCAGAGGGGTTATTCCATTGCTGATCGTATTCTGCGACCATCCTTGGTAACCGTAAGCGCACCCAAATAA
- the hemH gene encoding ferrochelatase, which translates to MNQNPHLRPSKTAVLLLNLGTPSAPTAKAVRAYLKEFLSDPRVVEIPRIIWWCILNGIILPIRSGASAKKYASIWLPKLGSPLMHYSRLQAKELAEKFANHGQVVLVDLAMRYGEPSTQQALEALQAQGMERLLLLPLYPQYSATTTASSFDEVFRVLGTWRNQPELRLVKYYHDNPAYISALRDQVLGAWDKDGRPDFAAGDRFVMSFHGLPKRNLMKGDPYHCECLKTGRLLGESLGLEPGQYLVTFQSRFGKAEWLKPYTAPMIEELGKAGCKRVDIFCPGFPADCLETLEEIAMEAREIFLEHGGKDYRYIPCLNSNPKWIDAMYDIAQQHLSGWSLGVESDAVLQERERLAELAKAKIT; encoded by the coding sequence TTGAATCAAAATCCCCACCTACGCCCCTCTAAGACAGCAGTGTTATTGCTCAACTTGGGCACTCCCTCCGCACCAACTGCTAAAGCAGTAAGGGCTTATCTCAAGGAATTTTTATCTGACCCACGCGTTGTAGAAATCCCCCGCATTATTTGGTGGTGTATTTTGAATGGCATTATTTTGCCGATTCGTAGTGGTGCGTCTGCAAAAAAATATGCCTCAATTTGGTTGCCAAAATTAGGCTCACCTTTGATGCATTACTCCCGCCTGCAAGCAAAAGAGCTGGCGGAGAAATTCGCTAATCACGGTCAAGTAGTGTTAGTAGATTTAGCCATGCGTTATGGTGAGCCTTCAACTCAGCAAGCCCTGGAAGCCTTGCAGGCGCAGGGTATGGAGCGTTTATTGTTGTTGCCACTATATCCACAGTATTCTGCGACAACCACTGCTTCTAGTTTTGATGAAGTGTTTCGCGTACTGGGGACTTGGCGTAATCAACCCGAGTTGCGTTTGGTTAAGTACTATCACGACAACCCTGCCTATATTTCAGCATTACGCGACCAAGTACTTGGTGCATGGGATAAAGATGGTCGCCCAGATTTCGCTGCTGGTGATCGCTTTGTAATGTCTTTCCACGGCCTACCCAAGCGCAATTTAATGAAGGGCGACCCCTACCATTGCGAGTGCTTGAAAACCGGTCGCTTACTTGGTGAGTCATTAGGTCTAGAGCCTGGACAATACTTGGTCACCTTCCAATCTCGCTTTGGTAAGGCAGAGTGGCTCAAGCCTTATACGGCTCCGATGATTGAAGAGCTTGGTAAAGCAGGTTGCAAACGTGTCGATATTTTTTGTCCAGGATTTCCGGCAGATTGCTTAGAAACCTTAGAAGAGATTGCGATGGAAGCGCGTGAAATCTTTTTGGAGCATGGCGGCAAAGACTACCGCTACATCCCTTGCTTAAATAGCAATCCAAAGTGGATCGATGCAATGTACGACATTGCCCAGCAGCATCTATCTGGTTGGAGTTTAGGTGTTGAGTCCGATGCGGTATTGCAGGAGCGCGAGCGCTTGGCTGAACTAGCTAAAGCGAAGATTACTTAA
- the hrcA gene encoding heat-inducible transcriptional repressor HrcA produces MDDRSRALLKTLIERYIEEGQPIGSRTLSRFSGLDLSAATIRNVMADLEEMGLVTSPHTSAGRIPTPRGYRLFVDTMVTVRPLEEIAAREMEKGLLPDSPQRVLNSAAQILSNLTHFAGVVMTPKRAQVFKHIEFLRLGEGKILLIMVTPEGDVQNRILPTSQDYTPSQLVEAGNYINTQFAGKSFAEVRAHLVSDLDNLRSDISGLMALALHSGVSDYGMGQGDMLLSGERRLLNVGDLSTNLDKLRKMFDMLEQKSVLMQLLDVSSHADGIQIFIGGESDLLPYEDLAVISAPYSVDGQIVGTLGVIGPTRMAYDRVIPIVDITSKLLSGALSAPISS; encoded by the coding sequence ATGGATGATCGTTCCCGCGCCTTACTGAAAACCCTCATCGAGCGCTATATCGAAGAGGGTCAGCCTATTGGCTCACGCACTCTATCTCGATTCTCGGGATTGGATCTTTCTGCGGCCACGATTCGCAATGTTATGGCAGATTTAGAGGAAATGGGTCTAGTAACCAGCCCCCATACCTCAGCCGGTCGTATCCCAACCCCAAGAGGCTATCGCCTCTTTGTGGATACGATGGTGACGGTTCGCCCCCTAGAGGAAATTGCCGCCCGTGAGATGGAAAAAGGGCTTTTGCCAGATTCACCCCAGCGGGTACTGAACTCCGCTGCGCAAATTTTGTCGAATTTGACTCATTTTGCTGGGGTAGTGATGACACCCAAGCGGGCCCAAGTCTTTAAGCATATTGAATTCTTAAGGCTTGGTGAGGGCAAAATCCTGCTCATCATGGTTACACCTGAAGGCGATGTTCAAAACCGCATCCTCCCTACCTCGCAGGACTACACCCCAAGTCAGCTAGTTGAGGCTGGAAATTACATCAATACTCAGTTTGCCGGCAAGAGTTTTGCAGAGGTGCGTGCACACCTTGTCTCTGATTTGGATAATTTGCGAAGCGATATCTCGGGGCTGATGGCTCTGGCATTGCACAGTGGGGTTAGTGATTACGGTATGGGTCAAGGAGATATGCTGCTATCAGGTGAGCGGCGCTTACTGAATGTTGGCGATCTCAGTACGAATTTGGATAAGCTGCGCAAGATGTTCGATATGCTCGAGCAAAAGTCGGTCCTAATGCAGTTGCTAGACGTATCTAGTCATGCCGATGGTATTCAAATTTTTATTGGCGGCGAAAGTGATTTGCTGCCTTATGAAGATTTAGCCGTCATCAGTGCGCCGTACAGTGTGGATGGTCAGATCGTTGGAACCCTCGGCGTGATTGGCCCTACTCGTATGGCATACGATCGGGTGATTCCGATTGTCGACATCACCTCTAAGTTGTTATCGGGCGCATTAAGCGCACCAATAAGTTCTTAG
- a CDS encoding NAD kinase: protein MLSPSPNSSKKAFGRVALVGKYQADGMQERLKDLAALLGQQGCEVYIESATASHLSLTAYPIKKVEGFAGAIDLAVVLGGDGTMLGIGRQLAGSNVPLVGINMGRLGYMTDIPIQNVQTVLPQIIAGDYEADTRTLLDAVVMRDGKKINQALALNDVVVNRSGISGMVELAVRVNGSFMYNQRSDGLIVSTPTGSTAYALSAGGPILHPRVAGILLAPIAPHSLSNRPIVLPQDIVVSIEVIDGREVIVNFDMQSQTHLQSGDIIEVRQSEKTITLLHPRSHSDYKTLREKLHWNEYPSTF from the coding sequence ATGTTAAGCCCATCCCCAAATTCCAGCAAAAAGGCCTTTGGCCGGGTTGCGCTTGTCGGTAAATATCAAGCTGACGGCATGCAAGAGCGTCTTAAGGACCTTGCAGCGCTACTTGGCCAGCAAGGCTGTGAGGTCTACATTGAAAGTGCCACCGCCAGCCACTTGAGCCTAACCGCCTACCCGATCAAAAAAGTAGAGGGGTTTGCAGGAGCCATTGATTTAGCGGTAGTTTTAGGTGGTGACGGGACAATGCTGGGAATTGGGCGCCAACTGGCCGGCAGTAACGTCCCCCTCGTTGGCATCAATATGGGCCGCTTAGGCTATATGACCGACATTCCCATCCAGAACGTTCAAACGGTTTTGCCGCAAATCATTGCTGGCGACTACGAAGCCGACACCAGAACACTTCTAGATGCAGTGGTAATGCGTGATGGCAAAAAAATCAATCAAGCCCTCGCTCTCAATGATGTAGTGGTCAATCGCTCCGGAATATCAGGCATGGTGGAGCTTGCAGTGCGCGTCAACGGTTCATTTATGTATAACCAGCGATCAGATGGCTTAATTGTGTCTACCCCTACCGGCTCAACAGCTTACGCCCTTTCCGCTGGCGGACCGATTCTGCATCCTCGGGTTGCCGGAATTTTATTGGCACCAATTGCACCGCACTCCTTATCCAATCGCCCTATCGTCTTACCGCAAGATATTGTGGTGAGTATCGAAGTGATTGATGGCAGAGAAGTGATTGTGAACTTTGATATGCAATCACAAACTCATTTGCAATCAGGTGACATCATAGAAGTCCGTCAATCCGAAAAAACGATTACCCTACTTCATCCTCGCAGCCATAGTGACTACAAAACCTTGCGCGAGAAGTTACATTGGAATGAATACCCATCGACATTCTGA